Proteins encoded together in one Helicobacter pylori window:
- the obgE gene encoding GTPase ObgE produces the protein MFVDSVEIIIASGKGGPGMVSFRREKFVIKGGPDGGDGGDGGDVYFEVDNNTDTLANFRGTKHHKAKNGAPGGTRNCAGKKGEDKIIVVPPGTQVFVGDELWLDLVEPKERVLALKGGKGGLGNAHFKSATKQQPTYAQKGLEGVEKCVRLELKLIADIGLVGFPNAGKSTLISTISNARPKIANYEFTTLVPNLGVVSVDEKSGFLMADIPGIIEGASEGKGLGISFLKHIERTKVLAFVLDASRLDLGIKEQYQRLRLELEKFSPTLANKPFGVLLNKCDVVENIDEMTKNFCAFLNLEAQKLEAFDLEPYLGFLHPHLTSDFENNPNEKSALFVLPLSAVSALNTHALKFVLLEALQ, from the coding sequence GTGTTTGTAGATAGCGTGGAAATCATTATCGCTTCGGGTAAGGGGGGGCCTGGAATGGTGAGTTTTAGGCGAGAAAAATTTGTCATTAAAGGAGGCCCTGATGGAGGCGATGGAGGCGATGGAGGCGATGTGTATTTTGAAGTGGATAACAATACCGACACTTTAGCGAATTTTAGAGGCACCAAACACCACAAGGCTAAAAACGGGGCTCCAGGAGGCACACGAAATTGCGCAGGCAAAAAGGGCGAAGACAAGATCATTGTTGTGCCGCCAGGAACGCAAGTTTTTGTAGGTGATGAGTTGTGGCTTGATTTGGTGGAACCTAAAGAAAGGGTGTTAGCCTTAAAAGGAGGCAAGGGGGGGTTAGGGAATGCGCATTTTAAAAGCGCGACTAAACAGCAACCCACTTACGCGCAAAAAGGCTTGGAGGGGGTTGAAAAATGCGTGCGTTTGGAATTAAAGCTCATCGCTGATATAGGGTTAGTGGGCTTCCCTAATGCGGGTAAATCCACGCTCATTTCCACCATCTCTAACGCTAGGCCTAAAATCGCTAACTATGAATTTACGACTTTAGTGCCTAACTTAGGGGTTGTGAGCGTGGATGAAAAAAGCGGATTTTTAATGGCGGATATTCCTGGCATTATTGAAGGGGCTAGCGAGGGAAAAGGCTTAGGGATTAGCTTTTTAAAGCACATTGAACGCACCAAAGTTTTAGCCTTTGTTTTAGACGCTTCCAGGCTGGATTTGGGCATTAAAGAGCAATACCAACGCTTGAGATTGGAGTTAGAGAAATTTTCACCCACTCTGGCCAACAAGCCTTTTGGGGTGTTGCTCAATAAATGCGATGTTGTAGAAAACATTGATGAGATGACTAAGAATTTTTGCGCCTTTTTAAATTTAGAAGCGCAAAAATTAGAGGCGTTTGATTTAGAGCCGTATTTAGGGTTTTTACACCCCCATTTAACCAGCGATTTTGAAAATAACCCTAATGAAAAATCAGCGCTCTTTGTCTTACCCCTTTCAGCGGTTAGCGCTCTTAATACGCATGCACTTAAATTTGTGTTGTTGGAAGCGTTACAATGA
- a CDS encoding polyisoprenoid-binding protein — MKKMVLVSVLLAGFLQAVNLDLSSAKLTWTAFKTKAKTPVNGSFESITYKLGKSQDSLKTLLEGANASMDSLKVNLGDELKNKNVKEAFFALFKNTNIKVTFRNVIEGDHAGSLTAYVRMNEKLVKVPMQYTIAEDKLVVKGVLDLLNFGLKNELASLAKRCESFHEGLTWSQVEIQFESMIKG; from the coding sequence ATGAAAAAAATGGTTTTGGTATCGGTTTTACTAGCAGGGTTTTTGCAAGCGGTGAATTTGGATTTATCTTCGGCTAAGCTAACATGGACAGCCTTTAAAACTAAGGCTAAAACGCCAGTAAATGGGAGTTTTGAAAGCATTACTTATAAACTGGGTAAATCTCAAGATAGTTTGAAAACCCTTTTAGAAGGGGCGAATGCGAGCATGGATAGCTTGAAAGTCAATTTAGGCGATGAATTGAAAAATAAAAATGTTAAAGAAGCTTTTTTCGCTCTTTTTAAAAACACTAACATCAAAGTAACTTTTAGGAATGTGATAGAAGGCGATCATGCAGGTTCTCTCACGGCTTATGTGAGGATGAATGAAAAGCTGGTGAAAGTGCCTATGCAATACACGATTGCTGAGGATAAGCTCGTGGTTAAAGGGGTTTTGGATTTATTGAATTTTGGCTTGAAAAACGAATTAGCGAGCTTGGCCAAACGATGCGAGAGTTTTCATGAGGGCTTGACTTGGTCGCAAGTGGAAATCCAATTTGAAAGCATGATTAAGGGATAA
- the hemL gene encoding glutamate-1-semialdehyde-2,1-aminomutase yields the protein MELLHSINDFNEAKQVIAGGVNSPVRAFKSVKGTPPFILKGKGAYLYDVDNNHYIDFVQSWGPLIFGHADEEIEENIINVLKKGTSFGAPTELETTLAKEIISCYEGLDKVRLVSSGTEATMSAIRLARAYSQKDDLIKFEGCYHGHSDSLLVKAGSGCATFGSPSSLGVPNDFSKHTLVARYNDLNSTEECFKKGDVGCVIIEPIAGNMGLVPAQKEFLLGLKALCEKYQAVLILDEVMSGFRASLSGSQEFYGVVPDLVTFGKVIGAGLPLACFGGRAEIMDLLSPIGGVYQAGTLSGNPLAVCAGLSALYKIKRDKTLYTRLNALAIRLTQGLQKSAQSYNIALQTLNIGSMFGFFFNKNAVHDFDDALKSDTEMFAKFHQKMLFKGVYLACSSFETGFICEPMTEEMIDLVVAKADESFDEIIKGV from the coding sequence ATGGAGTTGTTGCACAGCATTAATGATTTTAATGAAGCTAAGCAGGTGATCGCTGGGGGGGTCAATTCGCCTGTGAGAGCGTTTAAGAGCGTTAAAGGCACTCCGCCCTTTATCTTAAAAGGTAAAGGGGCGTATCTTTATGATGTGGATAACAATCATTATATAGATTTTGTGCAAAGTTGGGGGCCTTTGATTTTTGGGCATGCTGATGAAGAAATTGAAGAAAATATTATTAATGTATTAAAAAAAGGCACTTCTTTTGGTGCTCCCACAGAGTTAGAAACCACTTTAGCTAAGGAAATCATTTCTTGTTATGAAGGCTTAGATAAGGTGCGTTTAGTGAGTAGCGGCACGGAAGCGACCATGAGTGCAATACGACTCGCTAGAGCTTATAGCCAAAAAGACGATTTGATCAAGTTTGAAGGGTGCTATCATGGGCATAGCGACTCTTTATTGGTGAAAGCGGGTAGCGGGTGTGCTACTTTTGGATCGCCTTCTTCTTTAGGCGTGCCGAACGATTTTAGCAAACACACTTTAGTGGCTCGTTATAACGATTTAAACTCCACAGAAGAATGCTTTAAAAAAGGCGATGTGGGTTGTGTTATCATTGAACCCATTGCCGGGAATATGGGGTTAGTGCCGGCTCAAAAAGAGTTTTTATTGGGCTTAAAGGCTTTGTGTGAAAAATACCAAGCGGTGCTGATTTTAGATGAAGTGATGAGCGGGTTTAGAGCGAGTTTGAGCGGTTCGCAAGAATTTTATGGCGTGGTGCCGGATTTGGTAACCTTTGGTAAGGTGATAGGCGCTGGGCTTCCTTTGGCGTGTTTTGGGGGGCGTGCGGAAATCATGGACTTGCTCTCACCCATTGGAGGCGTGTATCAAGCAGGCACATTGAGCGGTAACCCCCTAGCGGTGTGCGCGGGGTTGAGTGCGCTTTATAAAATCAAAAGAGACAAAACCCTTTATACCCGCTTAAACGCTTTAGCTATTCGTTTGACTCAAGGTTTACAAAAGAGTGCTCAAAGTTATAACATCGCTTTACAGACACTCAACATAGGGAGCATGTTTGGCTTTTTCTTTAACAAAAATGCGGTGCATGATTTTGATGACGCTTTAAAAAGCGATACCGAAATGTTTGCGAAATTCCACCAAAAAATGCTCTTTAAGGGCGTGTATTTGGCGTGTTCAAGCTTTGAAACCGGCTTTATTTGCGAGCCTATGACTGAAGAGATGATTGATTTGGTGGTTGCAAAGGCCGATGAAAGTTTTGATGAAATCATAAAAGGTGTGTGA
- a CDS encoding AtpZ/AtpI family protein, producing MNFLKKPKYYKFIEGANYLSLGLSMVVAILMGVAIGYGLKKLTHISWLFWLGVIWGVLASFLNVYKAYKNMQKDYEELAKDPKYTQNKTK from the coding sequence GTGAATTTTTTGAAAAAGCCAAAGTATTATAAATTCATAGAGGGGGCGAATTATTTGAGCTTGGGGCTTTCTATGGTGGTAGCGATCCTTATGGGCGTGGCTATAGGCTATGGGCTTAAAAAACTCACTCACATTTCGTGGCTTTTTTGGCTTGGGGTTATTTGGGGCGTGTTAGCGAGCTTTCTCAATGTCTATAAAGCTTATAAAAACATGCAAAAAGACTATGAAGAACTAGCCAAAGACCCTAAATACACACAAAATAAAACAAAATAA
- a CDS encoding carbon-nitrogen hydrolase family protein — MKTKNSAKRILKTAVIQMQSKPYALNENLQLALNLAKEAHDKGANLIVLPELFDSGYFVNDKDADFGLDFKAIEHSELKSETLRALSDFAKSSDTHIVACSIERTNKKLYDSAYIIPPKVGIVGKHRKIYLWGDEKSRFKRGKKYEVFTLDFGDFSAKVGLQICYEIGFGVGANLLALQGAEVLIYPSAFGKARAYNWDLLSKARALENGCFVCACNHSGEETNAQLKQTLEFAGDSRIIAPNGKIIAQATKLNEVIFAEMDLNEVALQRQKIPYLQDFDTKLTKKGFGKFT, encoded by the coding sequence TTGAAAACAAAAAATTCCGCCAAAAGAATCCTAAAAACCGCCGTGATTCAAATGCAATCCAAACCTTACGCCTTAAATGAAAACCTGCAATTAGCGCTCAACCTAGCCAAAGAAGCCCACGACAAAGGCGCGAATCTCATTGTTTTACCGGAATTGTTTGATAGCGGTTATTTCGTGAATGATAAAGACGCGGATTTTGGGTTGGATTTTAAAGCGATAGAGCATAGCGAGCTAAAAAGCGAGACTTTGAGAGCGTTAAGCGATTTTGCGAAATCTAGCGATACGCATATTGTGGCATGCAGCATTGAAAGAACGAATAAAAAACTCTACGATAGTGCTTATATCATTCCACCAAAGGTCGGGATCGTTGGCAAGCATCGTAAAATCTATTTGTGGGGCGATGAAAAATCGCGCTTCAAAAGGGGCAAAAAATACGAGGTTTTTACGCTGGATTTTGGGGATTTTAGCGCGAAAGTGGGTTTGCAAATTTGCTATGAAATCGGCTTTGGCGTGGGTGCGAATTTGCTTGCGTTACAAGGAGCAGAGGTTTTAATCTATCCTAGCGCGTTTGGCAAAGCCAGGGCTTATAATTGGGATTTATTGAGCAAGGCTAGAGCGTTAGAAAATGGCTGTTTTGTGTGCGCGTGCAATCATAGTGGGGAAGAAACTAACGCTCAATTAAAACAAACGCTAGAGTTTGCCGGCGATTCAAGAATCATCGCACCCAATGGGAAAATCATCGCGCAAGCCACCAAGCTTAATGAAGTCATTTTCGCTGAAATGGATTTAAACGAAGTGGCGTTGCAACGCCAAAAAATCCCTTATTTACAAGATTTTGACACCAAACTCACCAAAAAGGGGTTTGGAAAATTCACTTAA
- a CDS encoding polysaccharide deacetylase: MAKEILVAYGVDIDAVAGWLGSYGGEDSPDDISRGLFAGEVGIPRLLKLFKKYHLPATWFAPGHSIETFPEQMKMIVDAGHEVGAHGYSHENPIAMTAKQEEDVLLKSVELIKDLIGKAPTGYVAPWWEFSNITNELLLKHGFKYDHSLMHNDFTPYYVRVGDSWSKIDYSLEAKDWMKPLIRGVETDLVEIPANWYLDDLPPMMFIKKSPNSFGFVSPHDIGQMWIDQFDWVYREMDYAVFSMTIHPDVSARPQVLLMHEKIIEHINKHKGVRWVTFNEIADDFLKRNPRKK; encoded by the coding sequence ATGGCAAAAGAAATTTTAGTGGCTTATGGTGTGGATATTGATGCGGTGGCTGGTTGGTTAGGGAGCTATGGTGGGGAGGATTCGCCTGATGATATTTCGCGCGGACTTTTTGCTGGGGAAGTGGGGATCCCACGGCTTTTGAAATTGTTTAAAAAATACCATCTCCCGGCGACTTGGTTTGCGCCGGGACATTCTATTGAAACTTTCCCTGAACAAATGAAAATGATCGTGGATGCAGGGCATGAAGTGGGTGCACATGGGTATTCGCATGAAAACCCTATCGCTATGACGGCCAAGCAAGAAGAAGATGTTTTGTTAAAAAGCGTTGAATTGATTAAAGATCTCATCGGCAAAGCCCCCACAGGCTATGTGGCGCCGTGGTGGGAGTTTTCTAATATCACTAATGAATTGCTTTTAAAACACGGCTTCAAATACGACCACTCGCTCATGCACAATGATTTTACGCCCTATTATGTGCGCGTGGGGGATAGTTGGAGCAAGATTGATTATAGTTTGGAAGCTAAGGATTGGATGAAGCCTTTAATCCGTGGGGTGGAAACCGATCTGGTGGAAATCCCTGCGAACTGGTATTTGGACGATTTACCGCCGATGATGTTCATCAAAAAGTCCCCCAATAGTTTTGGTTTTGTAAGCCCGCATGATATAGGGCAAATGTGGATCGATCAATTTGATTGGGTTTATCGTGAGATGGATTATGCGGTGTTTAGCATGACAATCCACCCTGATGTGAGCGCCCGTCCGCAAGTGTTGCTCATGCATGAAAAAATCATTGAGCATATCAACAAGCATAAGGGCGTGCGTTGGGTAACATTCAATGAAATCGCTGATGATTTCTTAAAACGAAACCCTAGAAAAAAATAG
- a CDS encoding restriction endonuclease → MVSIKDIIELYNSVIKDIDKDAHRQDSRAYGGVIRSSKGKLLEDISEEIVKIAWQNIGAKADRLEINSNKIKIPIKDSYIENIANQQVKEYILEHKKDYYYGLSVDKHVFVDNQLVMGIECKAYTENAMLKRILVDFHLLKTLYPNISCYLFQLESQLGGDYSALPKTLLGSKSTHSIMSYFESVNLNIVTLLKGERDINQPIHKNFKPLEEENLNKTIKLMENELKVYL, encoded by the coding sequence GTGGTTTCTATAAAAGATATTATAGAACTTTATAATAGCGTGATTAAAGATATTGATAAAGATGCTCACAGGCAAGATAGCAGGGCATATGGCGGAGTTATAAGAAGTTCTAAAGGCAAATTACTAGAAGATATCAGCGAAGAGATTGTAAAAATAGCGTGGCAAAATATTGGTGCTAAAGCCGATAGACTTGAAATAAATTCTAATAAAATAAAGATTCCTATCAAAGACAGCTACATAGAAAATATAGCCAACCAACAAGTAAAGGAATACATATTAGAGCATAAGAAAGATTATTATTACGGATTGAGCGTTGATAAACATGTATTTGTGGATAATCAATTGGTTATGGGGATAGAATGTAAAGCTTATACAGAAAACGCCATGCTAAAGCGAATATTAGTGGATTTTCATCTCCTTAAGACTTTATATCCAAATATATCTTGTTATTTATTTCAGCTAGAAAGTCAATTAGGAGGGGATTATTCAGCTTTGCCAAAAACCCTATTGGGATCAAAATCCACGCATTCTATAATGAGCTACTTTGAAAGCGTGAATCTAAATATAGTAACCTTACTCAAAGGCGAAAGAGACATAAACCAACCCATACACAAAAATTTCAAACCTTTAGAAGAAGAGAATCTGAATAAAACAATCAAACTAATGGAAAATGAATTGAAAGTTTATTTGTAG
- a CDS encoding GTP-binding protein, translating into MPKIPITLIAGFLGSGKTSFLSEYLNQTDHQGVALIINEIGQAALDQRILSVQYCGEKMLYLNAGCVCCNKRMDLVESLKATLNNYEWRGEILKCVIIETTGLANPAPILWTILSDTFLGAHFEIQSVVVCVDVLNAKTHLTNNEAKEQIVFADSVLLTKTDLQNDSRALIKLKERIQALNPSAEIFDKKNIDYESFFLRNNRARNFMPRMPKDSHSQGFETLSINFEGAMEWSAFGIWLSLLLHQYGTQILRIKGIIDIGSGFLVSINGVMHVIYPPKHILKDQNGSNLVFIMRHLEREKILNSLKGFKDFLGIKGFETP; encoded by the coding sequence ATGCCCAAAATCCCTATCACGCTCATCGCAGGTTTTTTAGGCAGCGGTAAAACGAGTTTTTTAAGCGAATATTTAAACCAAACAGATCACCAAGGCGTTGCCCTTATTATCAATGAAATCGGGCAAGCCGCTTTGGATCAGCGCATCTTAAGCGTTCAATATTGCGGTGAAAAAATGCTCTATCTTAACGCAGGGTGCGTGTGTTGCAACAAACGCATGGATTTAGTGGAGTCTCTAAAAGCCACGCTCAATAACTATGAATGGCGCGGCGAAATTCTAAAGTGCGTCATCATTGAAACCACCGGTTTAGCCAACCCAGCACCGATTTTATGGACGATTTTGAGCGACACTTTTTTAGGGGCGCATTTTGAAATTCAAAGCGTGGTGGTTTGCGTGGATGTTTTGAATGCTAAAACGCATTTAACCAACAACGAAGCTAAAGAGCAAATCGTTTTTGCTGATAGCGTTTTATTGACCAAAACGGATTTGCAAAACGACAGCAGGGCTTTAATCAAATTAAAAGAGCGGATACAAGCCCTTAACCCTAGCGCAGAAATTTTTGACAAGAAAAATATAGATTACGAAAGCTTTTTTTTACGCAACAATAGGGCGCGAAATTTTATGCCAAGAATGCCAAAAGATTCACACTCGCAAGGTTTTGAAACTTTAAGCATTAATTTTGAAGGCGCGATGGAATGGAGCGCGTTTGGGATTTGGCTGAGTTTGTTATTGCATCAATACGGCACACAGATTTTACGCATCAAGGGGATTATTGACATTGGAAGCGGCTTTTTGGTGAGTATTAATGGTGTGATGCATGTCATTTACCCGCCTAAGCATATTTTAAAGGATCAAAACGGCTCTAACCTCGTTTTTATCATGCGCCATTTAGAGCGTGAAAAAATCTTAAATTCCTTAAAGGGTTTTAAGGATTTTCTCGGCATCAAGGGTTTTGAAACCCCATAA
- a CDS encoding YbfB/YjiJ family MFS transporter yields the protein MRVFVCFLGVFVSNGLARFGYVVLIPLLILSGSLTPHQSFQLGIAVLMGYVFGSFLIQFLSPLMSLESIAKISFGLIALSFLVCYFDSIPFFWLWIWRFIAGVASSALMILVAPLSLPYVKEHKKALVGGLIFSAVGIGSVFSGFVLPWISSYNIKWAWIFLGGSCLIAFILSLVGLKTRSLRKKSVKKEESAFKIPFHLWLLLISCALNAIGFLPHTLFWVDYLIRHLNISPTIAGTSWAFFGFGATLGSLISGPMAQKLGAKNANIFILILKSIACFLPIFFHQISLLNLSIFIMGAATTANINLFSMMALKIAGAKHFAQASSWVVFSFGIFQALFSYLFTIFLGDLGYVLIFVICGVCLVLSFIVLFPIKMQTATNK from the coding sequence ATGCGCGTGTTTGTTTGCTTTTTAGGGGTTTTTGTGTCTAACGGCTTGGCTCGTTTTGGCTATGTGGTTTTAATCCCCCTACTCATTTTATCAGGGAGTTTAACCCCACACCAAAGCTTCCAACTGGGTATTGCGGTGCTAATGGGCTATGTTTTTGGGAGTTTTTTAATCCAATTTTTAAGCCCGTTAATGTCATTAGAAAGCATCGCTAAAATCAGTTTTGGCTTGATCGCTTTGAGTTTTTTAGTCTGTTATTTTGATAGTATCCCTTTCTTTTGGCTTTGGATCTGGCGTTTTATCGCCGGTGTGGCCAGCAGCGCGTTAATGATTTTAGTCGCTCCTCTCTCTTTGCCCTATGTCAAAGAACATAAAAAAGCCTTAGTGGGAGGGCTTATTTTTAGCGCTGTAGGCATTGGATCTGTTTTTAGCGGGTTTGTTCTGCCTTGGATCAGCTCTTATAATATCAAATGGGCATGGATTTTTTTAGGGGGCAGTTGTTTGATAGCCTTTATCCTTTCCTTAGTGGGGTTAAAAACCCGTTCTTTAAGGAAAAAATCCGTTAAAAAAGAAGAAAGCGCGTTTAAAATCCCCTTTCATTTGTGGTTATTGCTCATTTCTTGCGCGCTCAATGCGATTGGTTTTTTACCGCACACGCTTTTTTGGGTGGATTATTTGATCCGTCATTTAAATATCTCCCCCACTATCGCTGGAACTTCATGGGCGTTTTTTGGCTTTGGTGCTACGCTTGGCTCTTTAATCAGTGGTCCCATGGCTCAAAAACTAGGGGCTAAAAACGCCAACATCTTTATCCTTATTTTAAAATCTATCGCATGCTTTTTGCCTATTTTTTTCCACCAAATCTCTTTACTCAATTTAAGCATCTTTATAATGGGAGCGGCCACAACCGCCAATATCAATTTATTCAGCATGATGGCTTTAAAAATTGCAGGCGCAAAGCATTTCGCTCAAGCGTCTTCGTGGGTGGTGTTTTCTTTTGGCATTTTCCAAGCGCTTTTCTCGTATCTTTTTACGATCTTTTTAGGGGATTTGGGCTATGTTTTGATTTTTGTTATTTGTGGGGTGTGTTTGGTTTTAAGCTTCATCGTTCTTTTCCCCATTAAAATGCAAACAGCTACCAATAAATAG
- the hugZ gene encoding HugZ family heme oxygenase, with protein sequence MLNRIIEHMNAHHVEDMKGLLKKFGQVHHAENVAFKSVDSQGVVIGYNNNQTLRIEFNHEVKDPKDYKNAIIELCQSVEKTHDLKGVGEEVKAFKEGFDSVCLATLHPNGHVVCSYAPLMTDGKQYYIYVSEVAEHFAGLKHNPNNVEVMFLEDESKAKSAILRKRLRYKTNARFIERGAEFDKAFDSFIEKTGGAGGIKTIRTMQDFHLIALDFKEGRFVKGFGQAYDILGDKIAYVGDKGNPHNFAHKK encoded by the coding sequence TTGCTTAATCGTATTATAGAACACATGAACGCTCACCATGTAGAAGACATGAAGGGTTTGTTGAAAAAATTCGGGCAAGTCCATCACGCTGAAAATGTCGCCTTTAAAAGCGTGGATTCTCAAGGCGTTGTGATTGGTTATAACAACAATCAAACCTTAAGGATTGAATTTAACCACGAAGTCAAAGACCCCAAAGACTATAAAAACGCTATCATTGAATTGTGTCAAAGCGTAGAAAAAACCCATGATTTAAAAGGCGTGGGAGAAGAAGTTAAAGCCTTTAAAGAAGGCTTTGATTCTGTTTGTTTAGCGACCTTACACCCTAATGGGCATGTGGTATGCTCTTATGCGCCTTTAATGACAGATGGCAAACAATACTACATTTATGTGAGCGAAGTGGCTGAACATTTTGCCGGCCTTAAACACAACCCCAACAATGTGGAAGTGATGTTTTTAGAAGACGAAAGCAAGGCTAAATCAGCTATTTTGAGAAAACGCTTGCGTTATAAAACCAACGCTCGTTTTATTGAAAGAGGGGCGGAGTTTGACAAAGCGTTTGATTCTTTCATTGAAAAAACCGGTGGCGCTGGGGGCATTAAAACCATTCGCACCATGCAAGATTTCCATTTGATCGCATTGGATTTCAAAGAAGGGCGTTTTGTGAAAGGCTTTGGTCAGGCTTATGACATTTTAGGCGACAAAATCGCTTATGTTGGGGATAAAGGCAACCCACACAATTTCGCTCACAAGAAATAA
- a CDS encoding arginine--tRNA ligase — MHTLIKGVLEEILETEVIIEYPKDREHGHYATPIAFNLAKVFKKSPLVIAEELALKISTHKKTQGFFDSVVACKGYINFTLSLDLLERFTQRALELKEQFGSQVKSEHSQKIFLEFVSANPTGPLHIGHARGAVFGDSLAKIARFLGHEVLCEYYVNDMGSQIRLLGLSVWLAYREHVLKESVTYPEVFYKGEYIIEIAKKASNDLEPSLFKENEETIIEVLSGYAKDLMLLEIKDNLDALGIHFDSYASEKEVFKHKDAVFERLEKANALYEKDSKIWLKSSLYQDESDRVLIKEDKSYTYLAGDIVYHDEKFQQNYTKYINIWGADHHGYIARVKASLEFLGYDSNKLEVLLAQMVRLLKDNEPYKMSKRAGNFILIKDVVDDVGKDALRFIFLSKRLDTHLEFDVNTLKKQDSSNPIYYIHYANSRIHTMLEKSPFSKEEILQTPLKNLNAEEKYLLFSALSLPKAIESSFEEYGLQKMCEYTKTLASEFHRFYNAGKILNTPKAKELLKICLMVSLSLSNAFKLLGIEIKTKISAKD, encoded by the coding sequence ATGCACACTCTCATTAAGGGCGTTTTAGAAGAGATTTTAGAGACTGAAGTCATTATTGAATACCCTAAAGACAGAGAGCATGGGCATTACGCTACGCCCATTGCTTTCAATCTCGCCAAAGTTTTTAAAAAATCGCCCTTAGTTATCGCTGAAGAGTTAGCCCTTAAAATCAGCACGCACAAAAAAACTCAAGGGTTTTTTGACAGCGTAGTGGCTTGTAAGGGCTATATTAATTTCACGCTTTCTTTAGATCTTTTGGAGCGTTTCACCCAAAGGGCTTTGGAATTGAAAGAACAATTTGGCTCTCAAGTTAAAAGCGAACATTCTCAAAAAATCTTTTTAGAATTTGTGAGCGCTAACCCCACAGGGCCTTTACACATAGGGCATGCTAGAGGGGCGGTTTTTGGCGATAGTTTGGCTAAAATCGCTCGCTTTTTAGGGCATGAAGTTTTGTGCGAATATTATGTTAATGACATGGGTTCTCAAATCCGCTTGTTAGGGCTTTCGGTATGGCTCGCTTACAGAGAGCATGTTTTAAAAGAAAGCGTAACTTATCCGGAAGTCTTTTACAAAGGCGAATACATCATTGAAATCGCCAAAAAGGCGAGTAACGATTTAGAGCCAAGCCTTTTTAAAGAAAACGAAGAGACTATCATTGAAGTTTTAAGTGGCTACGCTAAAGATTTAATGCTTTTAGAAATTAAAGATAATTTAGACGCTTTAGGCATTCATTTTGATTCCTATGCGAGCGAAAAAGAAGTTTTTAAACATAAAGATGCGGTGTTTGAGCGATTAGAAAAAGCGAACGCCCTTTATGAAAAGGATTCTAAAATCTGGCTCAAATCCTCCCTATACCAAGATGAAAGCGATCGGGTGCTGATTAAAGAAGATAAGAGCTACACTTATTTAGCCGGCGATATTGTCTATCATGATGAAAAATTCCAACAAAATTACACCAAATATATCAACATTTGGGGGGCAGACCACCACGGCTATATCGCTAGAGTGAAAGCCAGCCTTGAGTTTTTGGGCTATGATTCCAACAAGCTTGAAGTCTTGCTCGCTCAAATGGTGCGCTTGCTCAAAGATAACGAGCCTTACAAGATGAGTAAAAGAGCGGGTAATTTTATTTTGATTAAAGATGTGGTTGATGATGTGGGTAAGGACGCTTTGAGGTTTATTTTTTTGAGCAAACGGCTTGACACCCATTTAGAATTTGATGTCAATACTTTAAAAAAGCAGGACAGCTCAAACCCTATTTACTATATCCATTACGCTAATTCGCGCATCCACACCATGCTAGAAAAATCCCCCTTTTCTAAAGAAGAAATCTTACAAACCCCTTTAAAAAATTTAAACGCTGAAGAAAAATACCTGCTTTTTAGCGCTTTAAGCTTGCCTAAAGCGATTGAATCTTCTTTTGAAGAATACGGCTTGCAAAAAATGTGCGAATACACAAAAACCCTCGCCTCAGAATTCCACCGCTTCTATAACGCTGGCAAGATTTTAAACACCCCTAAAGCTAAAGAGCTTTTAAAAATTTGTTTAATGGTGAGCTTGAGTTTGAGCAACGCTTTCAAACTTTTAGGCATAGAGATAAAAACCAAAATTTCCGCTAAAGATTAA
- the tatA gene encoding twin-arginine translocase TatA/TatE family subunit produces MGGFTSIWHWVIVLLVIVLLFGAKKIPELAKGLGSGIKNFKKAVKDDEEEAKNEPKTLDAQAMQTKVHESSEIKSKQES; encoded by the coding sequence ATGGGCGGATTCACAAGTATATGGCATTGGGTCATTGTTTTATTAGTGATTGTGTTGTTGTTTGGGGCTAAAAAGATCCCAGAGTTGGCTAAGGGTTTAGGCAGTGGGATTAAGAATTTCAAAAAAGCCGTGAAAGACGATGAAGAAGAGGCTAAAAACGAGCCAAAAACCCTAGACGCTCAAGCAATGCAAACCAAAGTGCATGAGAGTAGCGAGATTAAAAGCAAACAAGAAAGTTGA